A genomic window from Streptomyces sp. HUAS YS2 includes:
- a CDS encoding tellurite resistance/C4-dicarboxylate transporter family protein: protein MNERVTSWWSGLPPAAGSAVMATGILSVGLHTSGHEVLSVVALCLAGALWVLLAVHFAALAVRDRGQWEARADTPSALTAVAATTVLGARLALLGWTVVATVLLVLAAAVWPLLLVAVLRHLGRRVPGAAFLVCVATQGLVVLAAVLAPHIGDWLARAGLVLFALGLLLYADALNRFDFRQVLTGAGDHWISGGAMAFSALAAAELLDSGVWVGDQRAVLRTTTLVLLGIGLASYVVLMAAEAVRPRLGYDVRRWATVFPLGMTAAATLSAADSADVAWLDTLGRVLLWIAVAAWLLTAYGLARSVRAGRERGNPGAPAVPEL, encoded by the coding sequence ATGAACGAGCGCGTCACGTCCTGGTGGTCGGGGCTCCCACCGGCGGCCGGGTCGGCGGTCATGGCGACCGGCATCCTGTCGGTCGGCCTCCACACGAGCGGCCACGAGGTGCTGTCCGTGGTGGCGCTCTGCCTCGCCGGAGCGCTGTGGGTGCTGCTGGCCGTCCACTTCGCGGCGCTGGCGGTGCGGGACCGGGGGCAGTGGGAGGCGCGGGCGGACACGCCGTCGGCGTTGACCGCGGTGGCCGCCACGACCGTGCTCGGCGCCCGGCTGGCCCTCCTCGGATGGACGGTGGTGGCGACCGTCCTGCTGGTGCTCGCCGCCGCGGTCTGGCCCCTGCTGCTCGTGGCGGTGCTGCGGCATCTCGGGCGGCGCGTGCCGGGCGCCGCGTTCCTCGTCTGCGTCGCCACGCAGGGGCTCGTGGTGCTCGCCGCGGTGCTCGCGCCGCACATCGGCGACTGGCTCGCCCGGGCGGGCCTGGTGCTGTTCGCGCTCGGCCTGTTGCTCTACGCCGACGCGCTGAACCGCTTCGACTTCCGCCAGGTCCTCACCGGCGCGGGCGACCACTGGATCTCGGGCGGGGCGATGGCGTTCTCGGCGCTCGCCGCCGCCGAGCTGCTCGACTCGGGCGTGTGGGTGGGCGACCAGCGAGCCGTCCTGCGGACGACCACCTTGGTGCTGCTCGGCATCGGTCTCGCGTCGTACGTCGTCCTCATGGCGGCGGAGGCGGTGCGCCCACGCCTCGGCTACGACGTCCGCCGCTGGGCGACGGTCTTCCCGCTCGGCATGACGGCGGCGGCCACCCTGTCGGCGGCGGACTCGGCGGACGTCGCCTGGCTCGACACACTGGGCCGGGTCCTGCTGTGGATCGCCGTCGCCGCCTGGCTGCTCACCGCGTACGGCCTGGCCCGGTCGGTCCGGGCCGGGCGGGAGCGCGGAAACCCGGGTGCACCGGCCGTACCCGAGCTGTGA
- a CDS encoding YnfA family protein, whose amino-acid sequence MTVARSVALFVVAALFEIGGAWLVWQGVREHRGWAWVGAGVVALGLYGVVATLQDDANFGRVLAAYGGVFVAGSLAWGMLADGYRPDRYDVVGALICLAGMAVIMYAPRSG is encoded by the coding sequence ATGACCGTCGCTCGTTCCGTCGCCCTGTTCGTCGTCGCCGCCCTGTTCGAGATCGGCGGCGCCTGGCTCGTCTGGCAGGGCGTGCGCGAGCACCGGGGGTGGGCCTGGGTCGGCGCCGGAGTCGTCGCGCTCGGTCTGTACGGGGTCGTCGCCACCCTGCAGGACGACGCGAACTTCGGCCGCGTCCTCGCCGCGTACGGCGGGGTGTTCGTCGCCGGCTCGCTCGCCTGGGGCATGCTCGCCGACGGCTACCGCCCGGACCGGTACGACGTCGTCGGCGCGCTGATCTGCCTCGCCGGCATGGCCGTCATCATGTACGCGCCCCGAAGCGGCTGA
- a CDS encoding PP2C family protein-serine/threonine phosphatase, with the protein MDSSRQHDTPLVARHRARPWLLAVSFALIAAVTVVDVLSPPEVHLGPFLVAAPALTASFAGARTTALVGAVAVAAQVGVAVARTSLTDLNHTYQIIALVLISAMVTFFAHLREQHESKVSRLRSIAQAAQGAVLRPLPRRAGPLTIASVYLAAEEEANMGGDLYAAARTASGTRLLIGDARGKGLDAISEASLVMGAFRVSAGRAARLPELVASLEAGVGSAQDSGGTDEPDAAASTAREEAFVTALVLDVPDDEPVVHVANCGHPPPLVLRDGHVVVLDSAAPSPPLGLTALLSPEILVETFPFRVGDVLLLYTDGVIEARDRSRAFYPLQERVAAWAGEEPQTLLRQLSGDLRGYVGGHLGDDAALVAIERRAPGTGGPEADRGQIMAGP; encoded by the coding sequence ATGGACTCCTCGCGGCAGCACGACACGCCGCTCGTCGCGCGGCATCGTGCCCGGCCGTGGCTGCTGGCGGTCTCGTTCGCGCTCATCGCCGCGGTCACGGTGGTGGACGTCCTGTCACCGCCCGAGGTCCATCTGGGGCCGTTCCTCGTCGCGGCGCCCGCGCTGACCGCGTCCTTCGCGGGGGCCCGGACGACGGCGCTGGTCGGCGCGGTCGCCGTGGCCGCGCAGGTGGGTGTGGCCGTGGCCCGGACGAGCCTGACCGACCTGAACCACACGTACCAGATCATCGCCCTGGTCCTGATCTCCGCGATGGTCACGTTCTTCGCCCACCTCCGCGAGCAGCACGAGAGCAAGGTGAGCCGGCTGCGGTCCATCGCGCAGGCCGCGCAGGGCGCGGTGCTGCGGCCGCTCCCGCGCCGCGCCGGACCGCTGACGATCGCCTCCGTCTATCTGGCGGCCGAGGAGGAGGCGAACATGGGCGGCGACCTGTACGCGGCGGCGCGTACGGCGTCGGGGACCCGGCTGCTGATCGGGGACGCGCGGGGCAAGGGACTGGACGCGATCAGCGAGGCGTCCCTGGTGATGGGCGCGTTCCGGGTCTCGGCGGGGCGGGCGGCCCGGCTGCCCGAGCTGGTGGCGAGCCTGGAGGCGGGCGTCGGCTCGGCTCAGGACTCCGGCGGGACGGACGAGCCGGACGCCGCGGCGTCCACCGCGCGCGAGGAGGCGTTCGTGACCGCGCTCGTCCTGGACGTACCGGACGACGAACCGGTCGTGCACGTGGCGAACTGCGGACACCCGCCCCCGCTGGTGCTGCGCGACGGGCACGTCGTCGTGCTCGACAGCGCCGCCCCGAGCCCGCCGCTCGGCCTGACGGCGCTCCTGTCGCCCGAGATCCTGGTCGAGACCTTCCCCTTCCGGGTCGGCGACGTGCTGCTGCTCTACACGGACGGGGTGATCGAGGCCCGCGACCGCTCGCGGGCGTTCTACCCGCTCCAGGAGCGGGTCGCGGCCTGGGCCGGGGAGGAGCCGCAGACGCTGCTGCGGCAGCTCTCGGGGGACCTGCGCGGCTACGTCGGCGGGCACCTCGGGGACGACGCCGCCCTCGTCGCGATCGAGCGCCGGGCGCCCGGGACGGGCGGGCCCGAGGCGGACCGTGGGCAGATCATGGCCGGGCCGTGA
- a CDS encoding PP2C family protein-serine/threonine phosphatase, translating into MDACEGCGGTVAPDGRCWECGRAQAGFRARVEITPVGGAAGVSDRGLVREVNADAMAVRTSGPWTVGVACDGVSMTPRSDRAALLAAEVGASATAAGLSDGALPEVALSEGARAAGRAVARLVPPGAAPGETPPACTYVAAVVGPEGFWCAGIGDSRAYWIPDEGPGTLLTEDDTGADEALTAWLGAGSGHADGGAGSGSAEGAGADAPLPRIRSLRTAVPGRLLLCTDGLWRHLPDLAALRARLRPGGGEPLADARALVAHALGLGGADNITAVVLSVPAAEPAADLPRTLA; encoded by the coding sequence ATGGACGCGTGCGAGGGGTGCGGCGGGACGGTGGCCCCGGACGGCCGCTGCTGGGAGTGCGGCAGGGCGCAGGCGGGGTTCCGGGCGCGGGTGGAGATCACGCCGGTCGGCGGCGCGGCGGGGGTGAGCGACCGCGGCCTGGTGCGCGAGGTCAACGCGGACGCCATGGCGGTGAGGACGAGCGGGCCGTGGACGGTCGGCGTGGCCTGCGACGGCGTGTCGATGACGCCGCGCTCGGACCGGGCGGCCCTGCTCGCGGCGGAGGTCGGCGCGTCCGCGACGGCCGCCGGGCTGAGCGACGGGGCGCTGCCGGAGGTCGCGCTGTCCGAGGGGGCTCGCGCCGCCGGCCGGGCGGTGGCCCGGCTCGTACCGCCGGGGGCCGCGCCGGGCGAGACCCCGCCGGCCTGCACGTACGTCGCGGCCGTCGTCGGCCCGGAGGGCTTCTGGTGTGCGGGCATCGGCGACAGCCGGGCGTACTGGATCCCCGACGAGGGTCCGGGGACCCTCCTGACGGAGGACGACACGGGCGCGGACGAGGCGCTCACGGCGTGGCTCGGGGCGGGCAGCGGACATGCGGACGGGGGCGCGGGCAGCGGCAGCGCCGAGGGCGCCGGCGCGGACGCCCCGCTGCCCCGGATCCGGAGCCTGCGGACCGCCGTCCCGGGCCGCCTCCTGCTGTGCACGGACGGACTCTGGCGGCACCTCCCGGACCTCGCCGCGCTGCGCGCCCGGCTCCGCCCCGGCGGCGGCGAACCCCTCGCGGACGCACGCGCGCTGGTGGCACATGCCCTCGGTCTCGGCGGCGCCGACAACATCACGGCCGTGGTCCTCTCCGTACCGGCCGCGGAGCCCGCCGCGGACCTGCCGCGGACCCTCGCGTGA